The genomic region TGAGGTTGATCTCCCGCCAGGCCGCCGTGCGTTCCTCACGCAGACCGCGCAGGTCGGCGCGTTCGGGGAAGATGTAGCCCCCGGTCCCTTCGAGGTGCAGCCACCGGACCGCGTCGAGCCGCGCCGACCAGTCCGTCCCGCCCGGGGCCGGCCGGCCGTCGACGAGGAGGGCCGCGCCCGGATCGCGCAGCTTGCGGTTCTCCACGACCGTCTCCACGGCGCCCGTGTCCGCTCCGATGCCGGAGCCGACGCACGCGATCACGTCGTCCAGACAGAACCAGCTCTTCAGGCCGCGCAGGGTGCTTCCGTACGCCCGCAGCTCCATGCCGTACGCGCCGAGCGTCGTGCCGGGCAGGGCGGTGCCGCCCGCCCAGTCGGAGTCGCTCGTCGTGCGCTGCCCGGCGGCGTCCGCCGGCCGGCCGGTGACCACCGTGGTGCCCGGCAGCCGGGTGGGGTCGACGGTGGGCCAGTAGTCCTCGCTGTAGTGGCCGAGGTCGTCGGTGTACAGCAGCACCATGCCGTCGGAGAGATGCCAGCCGTGCAGATTCTCGTTCTGGATCGACTCGTAGTTGTAGATCCGGCTGGAGTACGCCGAGATGCCCAGGGCGAACGAGGGCCGGTGGTGCGCCGCCTTGTCCATCCGGGGGTGCTGCTTGTGGGCGACCAGGGGCCCGCGCGCCGGGACGGGCGAATCGACGATCCGCAGTGCGGCGACGAGGGAGGCCGGATCGGTGACCGCGAGGAAGTCCCGGTAGGTGTCCTCGGCGATCCACTGCTTGACCAGCGCCGTGAAGTCGTCCCCCGTCCCGCCCGGGAAGCCCGGGATCAGCCGCAGCACCGCCTCGACGACCGTCTGCGCCGAGGCATGACCCTGCTTGCTGGGCCGGGCGATCTCGCGCCCGCACACGGACGCCATCACGTCCCCCCGTGCCAGCAGCGGGTCGAAGCCGTCGAGGACCCAGCTCCGGACGTTGTCGAGCTCGGGGTCGGTGACCGTCCACTCCGTGCCGGCGAGCAGATTGAGCAGCCGGGAGAGACTGTTGAGCAGTTCCTTGCCGTAACCGCCGTTGTACGGGTGCTTGTAGTGCTGCAGGAACGAGCCGTCCGCGTAGAAGCCCTCTCCCGTGCCCGTGGTGCCGTCCGTGCGGTCGTTGAAGGCCAGGACGCTGTTGGCCCCCGAACCCTCGACGTCCGAAAGAGCGTCACGCACCCGGGCCAGTGCCTCCCCGTCGTCACGCAGTACGGCGTTGACGGCGACCACGGTGGAGACCCACACCCGGTTGGCCCCGGTGGCGATCTGCCGGTCGGCGCGCCACAGGTTCGGGTCGGGGGTGTAGTGCCGCACCGCCGCGGTGATCCGCTCCAGCCGCTCCGCACCGAGTTCGTCGTACAGCAGGACACATGCGTCGTTGAGCGCGAGGGCCGAGCCGATCTCCCAGTCCCAGTCGTTGTCGAAGCGTGTGTGCCCGGGACCGTAACGGTTCGTCAGCATCCAGTCCACGCCCGCGAGCAGCAGATCACGGAGCGAGGTGTCACCGTGCTGCGGGGTGCCGGGGACCGCCCACGCGGTCGCGATCGTGGCGAGTCGCTTGAACGAGGTGGTGACGTGGTTGGAGAGCGTCATGCTGGTCAGGTCCGCGAACAGCCCGTCGGTACGGGACGGATCG from Streptomyces sp. QL37 harbors:
- a CDS encoding polysaccharide lyase 8 family protein — its product is MHPGTGTTRRTVLAGAAALGAAVTLPLALAPGAAHAAAGEAGALRARWHTLLTGGPGLDLGDERIAAAVARTGKAATTAAEGIDPSRTDGLFADLTSMTLSNHVTTSFKRLATIATAWAVPGTPQHGDTSLRDLLLAGVDWMLTNRYGPGHTRFDNDWDWEIGSALALNDACVLLYDELGAERLERITAAVRHYTPDPNLWRADRQIATGANRVWVSTVVAVNAVLRDDGEALARVRDALSDVEGSGANSVLAFNDRTDGTTGTGEGFYADGSFLQHYKHPYNGGYGKELLNSLSRLLNLLAGTEWTVTDPELDNVRSWVLDGFDPLLARGDVMASVCGREIARPSKQGHASAQTVVEAVLRLIPGFPGGTGDDFTALVKQWIAEDTYRDFLAVTDPASLVAALRIVDSPVPARGPLVAHKQHPRMDKAAHHRPSFALGISAYSSRIYNYESIQNENLHGWHLSDGMVLLYTDDLGHYSEDYWPTVDPTRLPGTTVVTGRPADAAGQRTTSDSDWAGGTALPGTTLGAYGMELRAYGSTLRGLKSWFCLDDVIACVGSGIGADTGAVETVVENRKLRDPGAALLVDGRPAPGGTDWSARLDAVRWLHLEGTGGYIFPERADLRGLREERTAAWREINLKYGTDTLVTRPYLTLWQDHGTAPAGAGYYWLQAPAASAARTRQWSAAPPVRLVSRSTAVHAVRRPADGLLAANFWTAGTAQELTSDGPASALVRPDGRTVTVALSDPTQLRSSVVLDLALPGLTVTAADPRVRTATSGRGLRITADTAGLHGATLNLTLKRS